Proteins encoded in a region of the Tubulanus polymorphus chromosome 10, tnTubPoly1.2, whole genome shotgun sequence genome:
- the LOC141911535 gene encoding uncharacterized protein LOC141911535 gives MELRRSLQKATTSTNNAVLLIGGDFNLPGWDWKQRKIKPATKNIQNHTDFLDTLDDNGLTQLVEEQTRGENTLDLLITNDPNLFLRTKTFPGISDHDVVFCEIDIQPNFVKQTPRKILLYDKANWASIKQDMKKTYKDVQNLYTKNKSAESMWSTFKTQIENSIKMNIPTKNAKKRDGLPWIDQNLRRLIKKRNRLHRKLKKSGHHTHRQQYKELKKIVGLQKELRRAHWKHIENIVTPSTNDDSGQFGGLKRFWTYVKHRRSTGSNISPLRNNGNLYNTAKDKANILNQQFKSAFTKQSCMTKEEIQAKVKMDRIYPKMGDINIQTRGVEQLLKNLKPGKAAGPDNIKPRILKELATDVAPILTLIYQRSYNNSEVPEDWRNANVTPVYKKGDKFNAINYRPISLTSVVK, from the coding sequence ATGGAACTTAGGCGTAGTCTACAGAAAGCAACCACATCCACGAATAACGCAGTCCTACTGATCGGAGGTGATTTCAACCTACCTGGTTGGGATTGGAAACAGAGAAAGATTAAACCCGCGACAAAAAATATCCAAAATCACACAGACTTCCTTGATACCCTAGACGATAATGGCCTCACGCAATTGGTAGAAGAACAAACAAGAGGTGAGAATACTTTAGATCTTCTGATTACAAATGACCCAAATCTCTTTCTGAGAACCAAAACATTTCCTGGAATCTCGGACCATGATGTTGTGTTCTGCGAAATTGACATCCAACCAAATTTTGTAAAACAGACCCCACGGAAAATTCTACTCTATGACAAGGCAAACTGGGCTTCCATTAAACAGGATATGAAGAAAACCTACAAAGATGTCCAAAATCtatatacaaaaaacaaatcagCAGAATCTATGTGGTCCACCTTCAAGACTCAGATTGAAAACAGTATCAAGATGAATATCCCAACCAAAAATGCCAAGAAAAGAGATGGACTGCCTTGGATCGACCAAAATCTACGTAGGCTTATCAAGAAAAGAAATCGACTACACAGAAAACTTAAAAAATCTGGTCATCACACTCATAGACAACAATATAAGgagttgaaaaaaattgtagGCCTACAGAAAGAACTCAGACGCGCCCATTGGAAACACATAGAGAATATTGTCACCCCAAGCACCAATGACGACTCTGGCCAATTTGGAGGACTTAAACGCTTTTGGACCTATGTCAAACACCGCAGGTCAACGGGATCAAACATTTCCCCACTTAGAAATAATGGCAATCTGTACAACACAGCCAAGGATAAAGCCAACATCCTCAACCAACAATTCAAGTCTGCCTTCACAAAACAAAGTTGCATGACTAAAGAGGAAATCCAAGCCAAAGTTAAAATGGATAGAATCTATCCAAAAATGGGGGATATAAACATACAAACTCGAGGAGTGGAGCAGTtgttaaaaaatttaaaaccaGGGAAAGCAGCTGGACCAGATAACATCAAACCTCGGATCCTGAAAGAACTTGCCACAGATGTAGCCCCCATTCTCACATTAATATATCAAAGATCCTACAATAACTCGGAAGTACCGGAGGACTGGCGGAATGCAAATGTCACCCCAGTTTAtaaaaaaggtgataaatttaatgcaaTCAACTATCGCCCGATATCATTAACATCTGTTGTAAAATGA
- the LOC141911533 gene encoding uncharacterized protein LOC141911533, protein MATGDVVALGPQRPAPGIISFINEALISDVKCQQYLMSQRLLATELMCETCNVAMKLTPRQNISDGVAWYCRLCQCTKSIRNGSYFSRSKLKLQTLLLIIYSFGIDLQQYELQKLEPNINAKAVMDHYHFLQEIMSAALMKKPTRMGGNVVDGIVEIDESLFGKKAKAHRGISKQRNWIFGLCQPGTRNLFLRVVPCRSSDTLVPIIREVVETCATVYSDMWSA, encoded by the exons ATGGCGACTGGCGATGTGGTTGCGTTAGGGCCGCAAAGGCCTGCACCTggaattattagtttcatcaATGAGGCGCTAATTTCTGATGTAAAATGTCAACAATATTTAATGTCGCAAAGACTTTTAGCCACAGAGTTAATGTGTGAG ACATGCAATGTGGCCATGAAGTTGACGCCACGCCAAAACATATCAGACGGGGTTGCTTGGTATTGCCGGTTATGCCAGTGTACGAAATCAATCCGAAATGGATCATACTTTTCAAGGTCAAAACTGAAACTCCAGACGTTGCTGTTAATCATATATTCATTCGGCATCGATTTGCAACAGTATGAGTTGCAAAAATTGGAACCAAATATCAACGCGAAAGCCGTAATGGACCATTACCATTTTCTACAAGAAATCATGTCGGCAGCCCTAATGAAGAAACCCACGCGCATGGGTGGAAATGTGGTAGATGGAATTGTGGAAATCGACGAGAGCCTATTCGGAAAAAAAGCAAAGGCTCACAGGGGAATCAGCAAACAGCGAAATTGGATTTTTGGATTGTGTCAACCTGGTACACGTAATCTGTTTTTACGAGTCGTTCCATGTCGTTCATCCGATACGTTGGTGCCAATAATTCGAGAGGTAGTTGAAACTTGTGCGACGGTGTATTCGGACATGTGGAGTGCATAA